GGAACTATCTAACCCTAATTTGCTATATTCTCCCCTCTCTTGTGAATGGGGTTGGATGAATTAATGTGGCCTAATTTCAAACCCACTTGCCTGCCACTTAGAGAccgtggggaaaaaaatggagtTGAGAACGAACATTTCTAATAAAGACAACATCTCTCTCGTACACAGGGTCCCCACAGGGTATGCTTAGCATTTAGAGGGGTCTTTTAACCCTGATACAGAGCACAGAGCTCTCCATAATGATTTATTGAATAAcccatgtggggtggggggaagcattTAAATTACAGGGGATAAAAAGGTTTTCAGATTTCATTCACATTGTTCACTAAAATTGCTAGCTCCGGCATGTTCACCCATCTCTGCTCATAATGAACTTATCTAGGCCcagtccccatcccctgcccgcTTCTCAAAGCAAGTTTAAAAGCTGAAGTAAGTTCCTCTGAAAAGAGCGTTTTCTAAAAGAAATGAGATAGCCTCAATGCCCAGGACTGTGATGCTACAGTACAACATGGTATGTGGACACCTGAATTGTACTGAACAATTTATCTTTCTAATGCACTACTTCCTGCGctagcctatattttttcttcctTCATTACACTTAAGTGTGAAGCATGAACTAGGTGCACAAGCAATCAGACCAGGAAGCGCAGGGTAGGAAAGGAGCTTCAGAAATGGAGTTTGCTGctcagcagtggggggggggggggaagggggagagggagggaggagttgatGATGATGATCAAGTTCAGACCTTGCTCAAAATGGTTGCAACTGTGTTGACCTCAGTGGCTGTATCTCCACTGACACCAGGTATGAATTTGGCACTTTGTCTTGTATAAGCTTTGCTCACTTTCCAGGACATACCCATGGCCTTCCATGCTGATAAAGCCACCACTATTTCCCCCTGTAAGCGCAATGGCTGCAGCTAAGGGAGCAGTTCTTTCTCTTTGCTGAATTATGTGTCCTTGAACAGAAAAAGGCTGGTTGAGAAAACGGATTAGGGTGCTTGTCAGCCAGCGTCAGTGTTCTGGGCTTGGATCTACAGCAGGTTGAGTTACTCGTAAAAGATTTCCTAGTGCCAGCCTAAACTCTTGACAGACAACTGACAGCCTCTATTAAAGAGTCCAGCCCTGTgggcacagctcccactgacatcgAAGAAGGGTTTGTGACCACCTGCACCAGTCCTGAATGTGGTCAGTAAaagaggggggctgcaggtccaGATTGAGCTGTGCTGGCAGAGGTGCTTGGGGGCCCAAGAATAGTACAGCAAGGATGACGGTGAGGACTGAGATGCTTTGGCAGACATGCTTGGAATGGGATCCCCATAGGCAATGCTTTCCACTCCACAGTGGAGGAGGAGAGATGAACCACTAAGTGCACTGGTCTGTTATTGGCTAGTCAAAGGAGATGCATTGATCAAGCTCTAGAAACCATGTCCTGTCCTCTTAGAGGATGTGAGCCTGCATGAGGGCTGCATGACAGCTTTAATGAAAGTCATCATCACTGGTCCTCCAGGAATTGTTTCTAGGGTGTAAAAGAAATGGCAGACCCCTGTTTTAAAAGCTCAGTGGAGTAGGGAGAGGAAACCAGCCTCTGGTCACAGACTGATTCTCTGAGTCAGCAATTTGCCCATGTCTGGGAGAGGAAGCAATTACCAGACATACCAAAAGGGAATATTACCCAGACATTGCAATCCCACTCTTGTCAAGGTGAAGAGTCAATTCAGCCAAATGATAACAGATTGTAAATAGATACAGAcagaaggatgtgaaaaacctGACTAAGTTAGCCCGGACACACAACATGCTCCTAAAGGTGCACTTCTCAGCTTACGTGCTAAGAATGTCACTCCCACATTTCAAAATGATGGCCCCAATTCACTGTTGCCTTGccccttgtgcagtcatttatacCAGTACAAAGAGGGTCAAGAACGTCTGCGCTGGTGTAAATGAGTACACAAGTCCAGGGCAATGGTGAGTCTGGCCTATATAACTGAACAGAGAGAAAATCCAAGTCACTCTACAGACCCTGGACCTAACTCTGCTCTTAGTGAGATCAATGGCAAAACATTCACCAACTTCAGCAGGATTAGTTCCCGCAACCATCACAGGCATTGAAGAAAGACAATAATACAATGTTGTTCCATGTTATGGTTGCTCAGTCTCCAATATTGTGCCTTACATGGTACTGGCATTTGGGGCACATTGAGTATACCTAGCCATGTCATCTTTGCATCGTTTCCTCTTGCTGTGTGTTGTCAGCTAACGATTTCCATTTGTTTTGTCTTAATCTCCCCCTCCACTTCCCCAGCAGACACTGCCCTCTTGTTACTCTTGGTCTTGGTGCTGGCAGCAGGGTCCCAATCTCCCAGCGGAGAAGCGCCCAAGGAGCAGCCTGACACAGAGCTCCTAAAATGCCCCAGCTCATGTGCCTGCAGCTATGATGACTACAGTGAGGAGCTCAACATCTTCTGCAGCTCCCGGAACCTCACGCACCTCCCAGAAGACATTCCTAGCAACGTTAAGTCATTATGGCTGGATGGGAACAACTTCCTTTCTCTGCCAGCTATGGCCTTCAGGAACCTTTCCAACCTGGACTTCCTTAACCTGCAGAGCAGTCAGCTGGCAAGCATTGAGCAGCATGCCTTCCATGACTTAAAGGGCCTCTACCACCTGCACCTGGAACGGAACAGGCTGAAGCATTTGGCACCAAACACTTTCCTTCACACACAGAACCTCGCCTCCTTGAGCCTCAACAACAACCACTTCAACAAGATCGAGGAAGGCCTGTTTGCTGGGCTCTCCAATCTCTGGTACCTGAACCTCGGGTGGAACTCACTCGTGGTGCTGCCTGACAGAGTGTTCCATAACCTGCCTAATCTGAGGGAACTGGTCCTGGCTGGGAACAAGCTGCCCTACCTGCAGCACCAAATCTTCTGCAGTCTCAGTGAGCTGAAGGAGCTGGATTTGAGTGGGAACTTGCTCAAGGGCATCAAGCTCAATATCTTTGTCAAgctgcagaaactacagaagcTCTACCTGAACCACAACCAGATCAATGCAATCGCCCCACGTGCATTCATGGGAATGAAGTCCCTCAGGTGGCTAGACCTCTCCCACAATCGTCTCATCTTGCTCTTTGAAGAAACATTCCTGGGCCTTTTGAGCCTGCACGTGTTGCGTTTATCCAGTAATTCAATCACCAGCCTGAGGCCAAGGACTTTCAAAGATCTCCAGTTCCTGGAGGAGCTACAACTGGGACACAACAGGATCAGGAGTCTGGCAGAAAGGACTTTTGATGGGCTAGGCCAGCTGGAGGTCCTTACGCTGAACAACAACCAGATTCAAGAGATCAGGGTTGGAGCATTCCTTGGACTCTTTAATGTTGCAGTGATGAACTTGTCTGGTAACTGCCTCAAGGCACTTCCCGACTATGTCTTTAAGAGCCTAACCAAACTGCATAGTCTTCACCTGGAAAACAGCTGTCTCAGCAGAATCAGGCCACAAACTTTCTCCAGCCTTTCCTGCCTCCGGAGGCTCTTCTTGCAGCACAACACCATATCCATAATTGAAGACCAGAGTTTGAATGACCTGCATGATCTTTTGGAGTTGGACCTTAAGCACAACAGGCTGACCCATCTCTCCCACAACATGTTTGTAGGCCTGAATAACCTGGAATACCTTCTCCTTTCCTCCAACCAGCTCCTGGAGATCTCTCACAACGCTTTCAGCCCACTTCAACGTCTCTTCTGGCTTGACCTCTCCAACAACCATTTGGAGATGCTGGACAACACCACAATTACCCCCTTAGCAAACTTGCGGTATCTTAGCATCAGAAACAATTCTCTGGAAACCTTCTCAGTTGGTTCTCTGGGCCCTTCACCTGTGCTGGAGCAGCTGTGGCTGGAAGGAAACAAGTGGCACTGTAATTGCTCACTGAAGGAACTGAGAGACTTTTCCTTGCAGCATCCCACAGTGGTTCCACGTTTTGTACAGTCCCTTATGGAGGGGGACGATTCCCACACACCCGTGTACGTGTACAACAACCTGACCTGCCTAAGCCCACCAGACCTGGCAGGCCTTGACCTGAGGGAAATCAGTGAAGATCACTTTGCTCACTGCTAACTAACACGCTTCCTCTTTATAGAGGACTTTCTGCTTTCTATAGTTGGCAGCATTAGATACATACTTGCACAAGTTCAGGTAGAATCAGGAGAACTACTTTCCTACAGGCTAATAAGTAAAAGGGTATAGCTATCTGGCATCTCAACCACCTTCCCTGATCTCTTTACCAAGCTCATCAGGGTAGCAGTCCAAAATAGTGTGTTCCACCATTCACCATTACCCAAAGAGGCCAATACGATTGCACAGCACTCTTTACCTTTCTCTCTCCATGCTGTACCATTACTATATTTGTATAGCTGCAGTTTTCAACAGAACCAGCATAGCAGCTTTGGCTGAACAGCCAGGGTAAACAGGTTCTTTGGACTTTGCAATTACCTTTGGGCTATTTGAACTTAGCATTGTGATTCAGAGCCAGCATTCCTTTGCCCAGCTCTG
The nucleotide sequence above comes from Mauremys reevesii isolate NIE-2019 linkage group 10, ASM1616193v1, whole genome shotgun sequence. Encoded proteins:
- the IGFALS gene encoding insulin-like growth factor-binding protein complex acid labile subunit isoform X1, with protein sequence MFPSHASAAMNTRKADTALLLLLVLVLAAGSQSPSGEAPKEQPDTELLKCPSSCACSYDDYSEELNIFCSSRNLTHLPEDIPSNVKSLWLDGNNFLSLPAMAFRNLSNLDFLNLQSSQLASIEQHAFHDLKGLYHLHLERNRLKHLAPNTFLHTQNLASLSLNNNHFNKIEEGLFAGLSNLWYLNLGWNSLVVLPDRVFHNLPNLRELVLAGNKLPYLQHQIFCSLSELKELDLSGNLLKGIKLNIFVKLQKLQKLYLNHNQINAIAPRAFMGMKSLRWLDLSHNRLILLFEETFLGLLSLHVLRLSSNSITSLRPRTFKDLQFLEELQLGHNRIRSLAERTFDGLGQLEVLTLNNNQIQEIRVGAFLGLFNVAVMNLSGNCLKALPDYVFKSLTKLHSLHLENSCLSRIRPQTFSSLSCLRRLFLQHNTISIIEDQSLNDLHDLLELDLKHNRLTHLSHNMFVGLNNLEYLLLSSNQLLEISHNAFSPLQRLFWLDLSNNHLEMLDNTTITPLANLRYLSIRNNSLETFSVGSLGPSPVLEQLWLEGNKWHCNCSLKELRDFSLQHPTVVPRFVQSLMEGDDSHTPVYVYNNLTCLSPPDLAGLDLREISEDHFAHC
- the IGFALS gene encoding insulin-like growth factor-binding protein complex acid labile subunit isoform X2, giving the protein MFPSHASAAMNTRKDTALLLLLVLVLAAGSQSPSGEAPKEQPDTELLKCPSSCACSYDDYSEELNIFCSSRNLTHLPEDIPSNVKSLWLDGNNFLSLPAMAFRNLSNLDFLNLQSSQLASIEQHAFHDLKGLYHLHLERNRLKHLAPNTFLHTQNLASLSLNNNHFNKIEEGLFAGLSNLWYLNLGWNSLVVLPDRVFHNLPNLRELVLAGNKLPYLQHQIFCSLSELKELDLSGNLLKGIKLNIFVKLQKLQKLYLNHNQINAIAPRAFMGMKSLRWLDLSHNRLILLFEETFLGLLSLHVLRLSSNSITSLRPRTFKDLQFLEELQLGHNRIRSLAERTFDGLGQLEVLTLNNNQIQEIRVGAFLGLFNVAVMNLSGNCLKALPDYVFKSLTKLHSLHLENSCLSRIRPQTFSSLSCLRRLFLQHNTISIIEDQSLNDLHDLLELDLKHNRLTHLSHNMFVGLNNLEYLLLSSNQLLEISHNAFSPLQRLFWLDLSNNHLEMLDNTTITPLANLRYLSIRNNSLETFSVGSLGPSPVLEQLWLEGNKWHCNCSLKELRDFSLQHPTVVPRFVQSLMEGDDSHTPVYVYNNLTCLSPPDLAGLDLREISEDHFAHC